In Rhodopirellula sp. P2, the DNA window AGAGTCCTTGCATTTGCAAAACTTGATCTTCTTGCCGCTACCACAAGGGCATATCGAGTAGGTGTCGATGGACATAAACAGTCGCAATAAATGGGGGCGTGCGGGCAGCTTGGCTGCCGTGTGAGCGAGTGAAGCTGGCAACTTACCACGCGGAACGATGTGTCCCAAGATGCGATCCGCTGTGGGAGAACTCGGCATCGTGATTTCGTGAATTTCCTCCGCCGCTGAACCGAATTCGACGCCGTCACGCACTTTGCTGCGGCGATCTCGACCGGAACTAGTCCGATTGCGGGTCGGTGGAAGCCGCGGCGGTTGGCTGGGGGACTTGTTCGGCCGAGGAATGATCGAGCCATTCTCGAAGAGGGCCGTCTGCCGGAACGGCAAATGAACCATGAGCGGTTTGTCGGTCCAGCTCACGGTAGCGAATTTCGATCAACTGGAAGGTTTGGTCGAAGTGCGCGCGAACTCGCTCGTTGATCAGCTTCCGAACTTGTTCTGGGGTCAGGCGTGACGAGCGGCGGGGCATCGCCGACCGGGTGTGCTGGCCTGCCTGGGCGTTGTTGCTCGAGACGGCTTGTTCGCCGAGGATCGATCGGACTTCAGAAAAGCTGAAACGCAAACTTTCGTCACTGCGCACGGCCGTCTCAAATCGCTTGAGAACGCGAGGGTCGGTCGAGAGTCGAATGTGGTCGAGTTCATGCTGGACCAACTTTGAGGACCAAAATTGGCGGAGATCATTGGGGCGTTGGCGGAACCAGACCTCGTGAAAGACTTTGAGATTCAGTTCCGGGTAGCGAACTCGGATCACGATTCCCTCCTCGTCCCACCACCAGCGACAGCGGCTGGAGAAGTGGTAGGTCAAACTGAACCGGGTCTCGGCGTCAAACTCTCGATTGATAAATCCCGGGGAGCGTAGGCCTCGGGTTTCGGAGGGACGCGGCCCCCCGGAGATGAATTCGACCTGTCCGACCTGCAGCAGTTCCGCCACGTCTTGACTCGGGGCGGGCAGCGACGACATCTCGATCGGCTCAGCGACCAATTGGTCTTCATCGATCAGGCCTTCCGCCGCGAGTTGGGCCCGCGACGCTTCTTGCCCGGAAACGGGCTCGAGCAAGCAACCGAACTGCAAACTCAGACCGAGAAGCCACGCAGCGCAGACTCGCCCTCGACAATCGGCCTGTTGCGTTGCATTCAATCTCGTGACCCGGGGGTGATGGACAGCGTGACGTCCTGGCCTTCGCGATGGACAACGATCTCAACCGTCTCGCCGATTTTCAACGCTTCAATGGCATAAGTGTAGTCGTAGATGTCCTCAATCTTTTGCGCGGCCAATTTGACGATCACGTCGCCGCCGCGAACACCAGCGGTTTCGGCTGGGCCCCCGGATGCAACTCCACTCAGCTTCAAGCCTTTGATTTCACCAGCGGCGTAGTCAGGGATCGTTCCCAGGTAGGCCGTCAAGCGAGCTCGAGGGACTTCTTCGGTGGATTGGCCTTCGTCCAGTTTGAACTCTGGTACCTCGTCGGACATCAAAAAGCCGCGGGTCAGCAACCCAAACAAATTCGCGATGTCAGCGTTGCCTTCGTAATTCAGTTTGTCGGGGGTGTCTCGAGGCGTGTGGTAATCCTCGTGGGCTCCCGTGAAGCCAGACAGGATCGGAACCTTGCGAGCCACAAAGGCAGACGCATCGGTCGGCAATCGCGTGCTGGTTCGATCGAGTTTCAAGGCAACACCCACTGGCACGTTGCGGCGTTGGACTTCACCTTCAAAACCTGGCGATGACCCGATCCCCTGCACGATCAGCTTGTCTCGCAACCGACCGACCATGTCGAGGTTCAGATAAACCGCGACCGCATCGCCAAGCGAAGCTGCGTCGGGAGTCATCCCATGAGCGTGTGCAATCGCAATGTCATCTTCGCTGGGTTCCTGGATCGGAGCGTCGGGGTAAAGTTTCCCAAAGTCATCGACGTAGGCTTGCGATCCGAACAGCCCCAATTCTTCACCGCTCCAGGCGGCGATCATCAGGTCCCGATTCATTTGCAGGCGGCCCGAGTTTCTTTGGTCGACGAGGTACTGAGCGATTTCCAGCATCGCCGCGACCCCGCTGGCATTGTCATCGGCTCCGACGTGGACTTGGTTTTCTTCATCCGATCGGGCCAGCGAGTTGCTGCCTCCGCCTCGTCCCAGGTGATCGATGTGGGCACCCACCATCACGACCGGGAACTGGATCGCGGCGGTCGAGTCGGCTGCGGGGTCAGCCGGCAAACGGGCGATCACGTTTCGGCCAGTGCCGGTTCGGCGGTTGATTTCAATCGATGCTTGGACCGCGATGCCAGACATCTGAATACCCATCGCCATCTGGCCATCGTCGAGCCGGGTTTGCAATTCTTTGAGGTCATGTCCACCGGCGCGAACCAGTTTCGATGCGACTTCATTGTCGATGGAGATCGCGGCCAAGCTGACTTGGGCTTGGGACGCGTTGGTGTCGAAACGAATCACATCGCGTTTGACTTGGCTATTGGGACCAGCCACGAAGAGGATTCCGCGGGCTCCCAAGTCGCGAGCGATGGTGGCTTTGCGGCGCGGGTCGCCGTAGCGTGCCATCCGTTGGCGTTGTTCGGCGGAGATGTATTGCGGCAGGTCTCGTAGAACCAGGACCCAGCGGTCGGCAACATTCAAGTGAACGTAGCTGTCGTATTCCTCGTGCTCTTCGTCGCCGGGGACTTGCAGTCCGTAACCCGCGAAAACGACTTCGCTGGATTCGATGTCGCCTGTTTGTGAGAACGAAAGCGGGGCCCATGATTCCGTCAATTCGGCGTCGATTGTCGCGGAATTGCCACCGGGCGATGAGGTGGTGATCGTCAGTTGGTTGGCCGGCCCCAGGGACGAACCGGCTGGGAATTCAAAGTCGTGAAAGAACGTTCCGTCCTGCCCGGCGGGAACCAAACCCAGGCTTTCCAAGTAAGCCGCCACGTAGGCGGTCGCCCGCTTTTCACCGGGCGTTCCTGTCAATCGACCGCCGAGTTCAGGACGAGTCAGGTAGTCGACGTGACGCATGACATCGCTGGGGCGAAACTCCGGTGCGGTGGCGGTCAAGTTTGTTCGGGCCAGCGACGCATCCTCATCCGTTTGGCTGGCGCTGTTTGGGTCAGCCAACCCCAGGC includes these proteins:
- a CDS encoding M28 family peptidase → MFDRRDSLVLNSLSTTFLPGWLLLSVTILFGGNATAIAQDESDYLSNVRRLTFEGRRAGEGYFSADGTRMVFQSERDPGNPFYQIYVSDLETGDIQRVSPGFGKTTCGWIHPNGKQVLFASTHADPESKRLQQQELDFRASGESRRYSWDYDPSYELYAADLNQVEPGTTKGLTALTNAKGYDAEASYSPDGTQIVFASNRAAYSRELSEREREQFERDPAFMNDLYIMDADGSNVKRLTSEPGYDGGPFFSPDGQRICWRRFAPNGATAEIFTMKTDGSDVQRLTEINAMSWAPFYHPSGEFLVFTTNKHGFANFELYLVRADGEGEPVRLTTTEGFDGLPVFLPSGDQLSWTTTRVVDSNGDVVMEDGAPQQSTSQIHLADFDVETARQRLGLADPNSASQTDEDASLARTNLTATAPEFRPSDVMRHVDYLTRPELGGRLTGTPGEKRATAYVAAYLESLGLVPAGQDGTFFHDFEFPAGSSLGPANQLTITTSSPGGNSATIDAELTESWAPLSFSQTGDIESSEVVFAGYGLQVPGDEEHEEYDSYVHLNVADRWVLVLRDLPQYISAEQRQRMARYGDPRRKATIARDLGARGILFVAGPNSQVKRDVIRFDTNASQAQVSLAAISIDNEVASKLVRAGGHDLKELQTRLDDGQMAMGIQMSGIAVQASIEINRRTGTGRNVIARLPADPAADSTAAIQFPVVMVGAHIDHLGRGGGSNSLARSDEENQVHVGADDNASGVAAMLEIAQYLVDQRNSGRLQMNRDLMIAAWSGEELGLFGSQAYVDDFGKLYPDAPIQEPSEDDIAIAHAHGMTPDAASLGDAVAVYLNLDMVGRLRDKLIVQGIGSSPGFEGEVQRRNVPVGVALKLDRTSTRLPTDASAFVARKVPILSGFTGAHEDYHTPRDTPDKLNYEGNADIANLFGLLTRGFLMSDEVPEFKLDEGQSTEEVPRARLTAYLGTIPDYAAGEIKGLKLSGVASGGPAETAGVRGGDVIVKLAAQKIEDIYDYTYAIEALKIGETVEIVVHREGQDVTLSITPGSRD